The Humulus lupulus chromosome 4, drHumLupu1.1, whole genome shotgun sequence genome has a window encoding:
- the LOC133830195 gene encoding rhodanese-like domain-containing protein 11, chloroplastic: MEVLGLPSLNTLSPHFHKQRISQLSSKTTLCQRTWELSSSSSSLQLTTSYRTHHFRRVVIRMEAENEDYELKQVKDMAAARKRWEALVRDGKVKILTPKEAGYAIQLSNKTLLDVRPSTERQRAWVKGSTWIPIFEVDNSADPGTVSRKVTSFVMGGWWSGVPTLSYDTQFLSKVMEKFPKDTDLIVACQKGLRSLAACELLYNAGYTNLFWVQGGLEAAEDEDLVIEGPQPLKFAGIGGMSEFLGWTDQQRVVAAKSGWGYRLLFSARLVGVFLIADALFIGAQRLGIYIQDLRSH; this comes from the exons ATGGAAGTTCTGGGACTTCCTTCCCTTAACACACTTTCCCCTCATTTTCATAAGCAAAGAATATCTCAACTTTCCTCCAAAACAACACTATGCCAAAGGACTTGGGAACTATCTTCATCTTCCTCCTCTCTGCAACTCACAACATCTTATAGAACCCACCATTTT aggAGGGTTGTGATTCGAATGGAAGCTGAAAATGAAGATTACGAGTTGAAACAAGTGAAGGATATGGCTGCTGCCAGGAAGAGATGGGAAGCTTTG GTACGAGATGGAAAGGTTAAAATTTTGACACCAAAAGAAGCTGGGTATGCAATTCAACTCTCTAACAAAACCTTACTCGATGTTCGTCCTTCTACCGAACGCCAAAGG GCTTGGGTAAAAGGCTCCACTTGGATTCCCATATTTGAAGTCGATAACAGTGCAGATCCTGGGACAGTTTCCAGGAAGGTGACAAGTTTTGTGATGG GTGGCTGGTGGAGTGGTGTGCCTACATTGTCTTATGATAC CCAGTTCTTGTCAAAAGTCATGGAGAAATTCCCAAAAGATACTGATCTTATAGTGGCATGTCAAAAAGGATTGAG ATCTCTTGCTGCTTGTGAATTGCTGTACAATGCTGGATATACAAACCTTTTCTGGGTTCAAGGGGGTCTGGAGGCTGCCGAAGACGAG GATCTTGTCATAGAAGGACCACAGCCACTTAAATTTGCTGGAATCGGTGGGATGTCAGAATTTCTTGG TTGGACCGATCAACAAAGAGTTGTAGCTGCCAAATCGGGTTGGGGTTACCGACTATTATTCTCTGCTCGTCTG GTTGGAGTCTTTCTGATTGCTGATGCCTTGTTTATTGGTGCTCAGCGTTTAGGTATCTATATCCAGGATTTAAGATCACATTGA